From Coffea arabica cultivar ET-39 chromosome 9c, Coffea Arabica ET-39 HiFi, whole genome shotgun sequence, one genomic window encodes:
- the LOC113708136 gene encoding probable LRR receptor-like serine/threonine-protein kinase At3g47570: MEFNSLTGSIPIEIFNLSKLSVMSLLRNQLSGNLPSTFGYGLANLEELYLSNNHLSGALPSSISNSSNLRLIEIGDNKFTGPIPTSMGDLRLLELLDLAINNLVSDSSSPELSFITSLAKCKYLAILFLGGNPLNGIIPNSVSNLSTSLEQLYVPYCEIKGSIPDGIGNLRSLILLDLSNNDLTGSLPATMKDLQKLQYMDLSMTKLISRVPLHFLCALHNLDTMNLGQNQFMASIPKCFGNLTSLRHLDLSHNKLYSAPPEEIWNLKDLLMLDLSSNLLSGSLPYAITNMKMANWVDLSSNQFSGGIPDSIGDMQNLQNLSLAHNRLQGSIPESIGKVFSLESLDLSHNFLSGSIPMSMENLQYLKYINLSFNNLSGEIPSKGPFTNCTAESFASNQALCGAQRFLVPPCPTISAHRSRTKRVRRAIYILLGVIIAMGALSFGFVYLRYRRKDKLPNGANLSLVAMPERISYFELLQATNGYNESNLLGTGSFGSVYRGTLDDGRVVAVKMFNLQVDGAFKSFDVECEVLRNLRHRNLTRVISSCSNPEFKALVLEFMPNGSLEKWLYSHNYFLDLMQRLDILIDVAGALQYLHCEYATPVIHCDLKPSNVLLDQDMVAHLSDFGLTKLLGEENSITYTETLATVGYLAPEYGLEGLVSAKCDIYSFGIMMMEVFTRTNPNSEMFGEKLGLKSWVANSIPDGLANVIDANLLKESDECIGEKLSCIASIMKVALGCTIESSRERSSIQDVLVALKKIKLQYMSSQNSRTS, translated from the exons ATGGAATTCAATAGCTTAACTGGTTCCATACCAATAGAGATCTTCAACCTCTCAAAGTTGAGTGTTATGTCACTTTTACGAAATCAACTTTCAGGCAATCTTCCATCAACATTCGGTTATGGGCTTGCCAATCTAGAAGAGCTTTATCTCAGCAATAATCACCTTTCTGGAGCATTACCTAGTTCAATCTCAAATTCTTCTAATCTCCGTCTCATAGAAATTGGTGATAACAAGTTCACGGGTCCAATTCCCACTTCCATGGGAGACTTGAGGTTGCTCGAACTGCTGGATCTAGCCATCAACAATTTAGTGAGCGACTCCTCATCTCCAGAGTTGAGCTTCATCACTTCATTGGCAAAATGCAAATATTTGGCAATATTGTTTTTGGGTGGCAATCCATTGAATGGGATCATTCCAAACTCGGTCAGTAATCTATCAACTTCCCTTGAACAACTATATGTACCGTATTGTGAAATAAAGGGCAGCATTCCTGATGGAATAGGAAACTTGAGAAGTTTGATCCTATTAGATCTATCAAACAATGACTTAACTGGGTCGTTGCCAGCTACAATGAAAGATTTGCAAAAGCTTCAATACATGGATCTCAGTATGACCAAACTAATTAGCAGAGTTCCCCTGCATTTTCTTTGTGCTCTCCACAACCTGGATACAATGAACCTTGGACAAAATCAATTTATGGCCTCAATTCCAAAGTGCTTCGGAAATCTTACTTCCCTAAGGCATCTTGACCTAAGTCACAACAAACTATATTCTGCTCCACCTGAGGAAATATGGAACCTAAAAGATCTCTTAATGCTTGACCTCTCCTCAAATCTGCTGAGTGGATCTTTGCCGTATGCTATTACGAATATGAAGATGGCaaattgggttgatttgtcaaGCAATCAGTTCTCAGGTGGCATTCCTGACTCAATTGGAGACATGCAGAACCTGCAAAATCTTTCTCTAGCACACAACAGATTGCAAGGATCAATCCCAGAATCGATTGGTAAGGTGTTCAGCTTGGAGTCATTGGATCTATCACATAACTTTCTTTCTGGATCAATTCCAATGTCAATGGAGAACCTTCAGTATCTTAAATATATCAATCTCTCTTTTAACAATTTAAGTGGTGAAATTCCATCCAAAGGGCCATTTACAAACTGCACTGCCGAATCCTTTGCTTCAAATCAAGCCCTCTGTGGAGCTCAAAGGTTTCTTGTGCCTCCATGCCCAACTATTTCAGCTCACAGATCAAGAACAAAAAGAGTGCGTCGAGCGATTTATATTCTACTGGGGGTGATAATAGCAATGGGAGCCTTGTCCTTTGGATTTGTTTACCTGAGATACCGAAGGAAAGATAAACTTCCCAATGGAGCCAATTTATCCTTAGTTGCAATGCCAGAAAGAATTTCATATTTTGAACTTCTACAAGCAACTAACGGGTACAATGAAAGCAATTTGCTGGGGACTGGAAGCTTTGGATCTGTTTATAGAGGCACTCTTGATGATGGAAGGGTTGTGGCTGTTAAGATGTTCAATTTACAAGTCGATGGAGCGTTCAAGAGTTTTGATGTAGAATGTGAAGTGTTGCGCAATCTTCGCCATCGAAACCTCACAAGAGTTATTAGTAGCTGCTCTAATCCTGAATTTAAGGCATTAGTGCTCGAGTTCATGCCTAATGGGAGTCTCGAGAAGTGGTTGTATTCGCACAACTATTTTCTGGATCTGATGCAGAGATTGGACATATTGATTGATGTGGCAGGTGCATTGCAATATCTCCACTGTGAGTATGCGACTCCAGTAATTCACTGTGATCTGAAGCCAAGTAATGTGCTGCTGGATCAAGACATGGTTGCCCATCTAAGTGATTTTGGCCTTACAAAGTTGTTGGGCGAGGAGAACAGCATCACATACACCGAAACACTAGCCACAGTTGGCTATCTCGCACCAG AGTATGGGTTGGAAGGATTGGTATCAGCAAAATGCGACATCTACAGTTTTGGAATTATGATGATGGAAGTCTTCACGAGAACAAATCCCAACAGTGAAATGTTTGGTGAAAAATTGGGCCTGAAGAGCTGGGTGGCTAATTCAATACCTGATGGATTAGCTAATGTCATCGATGCTAATTTGCTAAAGGAAAGTGATGAATGCATTGGTGAAAAGCTAAGCTGCATAGCCTCAATCATGAAAGTGGCTCTAGGCTGCACGATAGAGTCCTCGAGAGAGAGAAGCAGCATACAAGATGTTCTTGTTGCACTGAAAAAGATCAAGCTTCAGTACATGAGTTCCCAGAATTCAAGGACGTCCTAG
- the LOC140014371 gene encoding urease accessory protein D-like isoform X1, with amino-acid sequence METGKVVVERVGGMSTATHCYSKYLLKFIIPNKVGPSQTDAVWIYTITYGGGIVSVCTLSIPCIKRCGDSIKCEISFGDGCTTVLTTQASTKVYKSVESKCSEQVLE; translated from the exons ATGGAAACGGGAAAGGTGGTAGTGGAGAGAGTAGGTGGAATGTCAACTGCTACTCACTGCTACTCAAAGTATCTTCTTAAATTCATCATCCCCAATAAG GTGGGTCCTTCTCAAACTGATGCTGTTTGGATTTACACTATCACTTATGGTGGTGGAATTGTGTCGGTATGCACACTCTCCATTCCCTGCATAAAGAGATGT GGTGATTCTATAAAGtgtgaaatttcatttggtgaTGGGTGCACCACAGTGTTAACCACTCAAGCTTCAACAAAG GTCTACAAATCCGTGGAATCAAAGTGCTCTGAACAAGTCCTGGAG TAG
- the LOC140014371 gene encoding urease accessory protein D-like isoform X2 yields the protein METGKVVVERVGGMSTATHCYSKYLLKFIIPNKVGPSQTDAVWIYTITYGGGIVSGDSIKCEISFGDGCTTVLTTQASTKVYKSVESKCSEQVLE from the exons ATGGAAACGGGAAAGGTGGTAGTGGAGAGAGTAGGTGGAATGTCAACTGCTACTCACTGCTACTCAAAGTATCTTCTTAAATTCATCATCCCCAATAAG GTGGGTCCTTCTCAAACTGATGCTGTTTGGATTTACACTATCACTTATGGTGGTGGAATTGTGTCG GGTGATTCTATAAAGtgtgaaatttcatttggtgaTGGGTGCACCACAGTGTTAACCACTCAAGCTTCAACAAAG GTCTACAAATCCGTGGAATCAAAGTGCTCTGAACAAGTCCTGGAG TAG